A single region of the Oleispira antarctica RB-8 genome encodes:
- a CDS encoding ABC transporter, ATP-binding protein, whose amino-acid sequence MTKSKFIIHYLLLNKYSYLCAIVCIFVVNYLQVEIPRFIQLAVDLLNESTTESKAGLLENVQWVIALSVIMIVVRILSRMYSLNPGRITEATLKNDVFHRLNRLPSTFHERYASGKLISIINNDLTGIRLFYGIGFLQLFNILFALSLTPIWMWRISPELTLYCVIPIVVASIIFWLGYRKLRALHSERLIRLQNLSEQLMNYLSGIDLIKNQQMGDWVTSEVNKVNRHLFDCTMKIAKIQTFFMPILDYANHFMKVLILGLGGYYLLQAELTIGEITAFLSYSVLLALPLMHLGRIATVYQMGMISIDSVQNILNSEVPSTDLLRMDDDEKSSLRGSALFVKNLSYRYPNTEDDHNDVILKDISFSIEAGEKVGVLGSIGSGKSTLVNCLNHHLSLESGHVFWGKKDITHMSRHDWRSYVRTITQDPFLFSDTISENIKFGAKQQYDEHHKQQQHPATNDLDVEQVLELSQLKEDVQRFGAGDQTLVGEKGIMLSGGQKQRLSIARALLTPSDLIIMDNVLSAVDYETERTILKGVFNRIQGQSLLVVSHRVSALEYMDKILVLEKGEIIARGTHTELLKNSRYYRETWELQQHESEANS is encoded by the coding sequence ATGACTAAATCAAAATTTATAATTCACTACTTGCTGTTAAACAAATATTCTTATTTATGTGCAATTGTCTGTATTTTTGTCGTGAACTACCTGCAAGTAGAAATTCCACGCTTCATTCAACTTGCCGTCGATTTGCTCAACGAATCAACAACTGAGTCGAAAGCAGGATTACTTGAAAACGTGCAGTGGGTCATTGCCCTATCGGTCATTATGATCGTGGTGCGCATTCTGTCTCGAATGTACTCGCTAAACCCAGGGCGCATTACCGAAGCCACATTGAAAAATGATGTATTTCATCGTTTAAATCGCCTGCCCTCGACCTTTCATGAACGCTATGCGTCCGGCAAACTAATATCCATTATCAATAACGACCTCACCGGTATTCGCCTATTTTATGGCATTGGTTTTTTACAGCTGTTTAATATTTTATTTGCCCTGTCATTGACGCCAATTTGGATGTGGAGAATTTCTCCAGAACTTACCCTGTACTGCGTCATTCCCATTGTTGTTGCGTCTATTATTTTTTGGTTGGGTTATAGAAAGTTACGAGCCTTACATTCAGAAAGATTAATACGATTACAAAATTTATCTGAACAGTTGATGAACTACTTATCGGGCATCGACTTAATTAAAAATCAACAGATGGGTGATTGGGTAACCAGCGAAGTCAACAAGGTCAATCGCCATCTCTTTGATTGCACGATGAAAATAGCCAAAATTCAAACCTTCTTTATGCCTATTTTGGATTACGCCAACCACTTTATGAAAGTGCTCATTTTAGGACTGGGCGGTTATTATCTTTTGCAGGCAGAGCTGACGATTGGTGAAATCACCGCCTTTTTATCTTACTCCGTATTACTTGCACTGCCATTAATGCACCTAGGACGAATTGCTACGGTTTATCAAATGGGCATGATCAGTATTGATAGCGTGCAGAACATTCTTAATAGCGAAGTGCCAAGCACGGATCTGTTGAGAATGGACGACGATGAAAAATCTTCCCTACGTGGATCAGCCCTATTCGTAAAAAACCTCAGTTACCGTTACCCAAACACGGAAGATGATCACAATGATGTGATTTTAAAGGACATCAGTTTCTCGATTGAAGCGGGTGAAAAAGTAGGCGTTTTAGGCAGTATTGGTTCAGGTAAAAGTACCTTGGTTAATTGTTTGAATCATCACCTGTCACTTGAATCAGGACACGTTTTTTGGGGTAAAAAAGACATCACGCATATGTCTCGTCATGATTGGCGTAGCTATGTGCGTACCATCACCCAAGACCCCTTTTTGTTTTCCGATACTATTTCTGAAAACATTAAATTTGGTGCCAAACAGCAATACGACGAGCACCATAAACAACAGCAGCACCCAGCCACAAATGATCTCGACGTAGAGCAAGTACTCGAACTCAGCCAACTAAAAGAAGACGTACAACGCTTTGGCGCTGGCGACCAAACCTTGGTCGGTGAAAAAGGCATCATGCTGTCGGGCGGCCAAAAACAACGCCTCAGTATTGCCCGCGCCCTTCTCACACCCAGTGACCTTATTATTATGGACAATGTTTTATCCGCAGTCGATTACGAAACTGAACGAACCATTTTAAAAGGCGTATTCAATCGCATTCAAGGGCAAAGTTTGTTGGTGGTTTCTCATCGAGTCAGTGCATTGGAATACATGGATAAAATTTTAGTGTTAGAAAAAGGGGAAATCATCGCCCGTGGTACTCATACCGAATTACTAAAAAACTCTCGTTATTACCGTGAGACTTGGGAATTACAGCAGCATGAATCGGAGGCCAACTCATGA
- a CDS encoding ABC transporter ATP-binding and permease protein yields the protein MIKSPDLLHLKHFYQYAVRYKSTAIIGLLMMPISVAANLLFPWLIIQVIDEHLTPGLYDGMILLIVFMLVVLVVNYVADAIYTYCLRKTGQKAVFDIRMALFQRILKLPRTYYDKTPTGVTLSRLTSDLEVIGESFVLGVLNLVKDSINTLAVLIFMFFINWQLALLVLLVFPPVLMLTQYVRNRLREMYTITRSSLAKGAGFLQECLFGVKTVQLYGAEKEVESKYHVYTEDFLRAQLKTNKYDATLFSIITGITSITIGLIIWFGSGKVLAGVVSLGVLIAFINTLEKVFVPLRDFTSQIASIQRSFAAFEHIEELFEEDLEEQGQTFLSEETLKNKLTNFETLEFKNVRFRYGDAGPYVLDDVSFTLKKGEQLALVGTTGSGKSTIIRIMSKTYMDYEGSILLNGIELSSIPKDSVLHLFSLMQQDVFLFEQNIHFNISLGTDDISDDAVVDAAEYVYAHDFILGLPSQYQFELKNNGSNLSAGQAQLISFARSVAQGGQVMMLDEATSSVDSITENLIQKAIGRLFEEKTVIAIAHRLSTIRHSDQILVLNQGKIVEQGNHQDLLAMGGVYSSLLTDDANIEDDEGLL from the coding sequence ATGATTAAATCTCCTGACCTGCTGCACCTTAAGCATTTTTATCAGTACGCTGTACGCTACAAAAGCACAGCTATTATTGGCTTGCTTATGATGCCTATATCAGTGGCTGCCAACCTGTTGTTTCCTTGGCTCATTATTCAAGTGATTGATGAACACCTCACACCCGGATTGTACGATGGCATGATATTGCTGATTGTCTTTATGTTGGTGGTATTGGTGGTTAATTACGTTGCCGATGCAATTTACACTTATTGCTTGCGCAAGACGGGACAGAAAGCTGTTTTCGATATTCGCATGGCCTTGTTTCAACGCATTTTAAAACTGCCCAGAACCTATTATGACAAAACGCCAACAGGGGTTACGTTATCGCGATTAACCAGCGACCTTGAAGTGATCGGTGAATCGTTTGTATTGGGCGTACTGAACTTAGTAAAAGATTCCATCAATACCCTTGCCGTACTGATCTTTATGTTTTTCATTAACTGGCAATTGGCCTTATTGGTTTTGCTGGTCTTTCCGCCGGTATTGATGCTGACCCAATATGTGCGCAATCGTTTACGCGAAATGTATACCATCACACGCTCATCACTGGCCAAAGGCGCAGGCTTTTTGCAAGAGTGTTTGTTTGGCGTAAAAACCGTTCAATTATACGGCGCAGAAAAAGAAGTCGAATCGAAGTATCACGTTTACACCGAAGATTTTTTGCGCGCGCAATTAAAAACCAATAAATACGATGCTACTTTATTTTCAATTATAACGGGCATCACCTCCATCACGATTGGACTGATTATTTGGTTTGGCTCGGGAAAAGTACTCGCGGGTGTCGTCAGCCTTGGCGTATTGATCGCCTTCATTAATACCTTAGAAAAAGTATTTGTACCGCTGCGCGATTTTACCTCGCAGATCGCGTCCATACAGCGTTCTTTTGCTGCCTTTGAACACATAGAAGAGCTTTTTGAAGAAGACCTAGAAGAACAAGGACAAACGTTTTTATCCGAAGAAACACTAAAAAATAAACTGACCAACTTTGAAACGCTTGAGTTTAAGAATGTGCGTTTTCGTTATGGCGACGCCGGTCCTTACGTTTTAGATGATGTCTCGTTCACTCTCAAAAAGGGTGAGCAATTAGCCTTGGTCGGTACAACAGGCTCAGGTAAGTCGACGATTATTCGTATCATGAGTAAGACCTATATGGACTACGAAGGCAGCATTCTATTAAACGGTATTGAACTGTCGAGTATTCCTAAAGACTCAGTATTGCATTTGTTTTCTCTGATGCAGCAAGACGTATTTTTGTTTGAGCAGAATATCCATTTTAACATTTCCCTTGGCACCGACGATATCAGTGACGACGCCGTTGTTGACGCCGCAGAATATGTATACGCCCACGACTTTATTTTAGGGCTACCAAGCCAATACCAATTTGAGCTGAAAAATAATGGCAGTAATTTGTCGGCAGGCCAAGCTCAACTAATCTCTTTTGCACGCTCAGTCGCCCAAGGTGGACAGGTGATGATGTTGGATGAAGCCACCAGCTCAGTAGACTCCATTACCGAGAATTTAATTCAGAAAGCCATTGGGCGTTTGTTTGAGGAAAAAACCGTGATCGCAATTGCTCACCGCCTAAGCACCATTCGTCACTCTGACCAAATTTTAGTGCTGAACCAAGGTAAAATTGTAGAGCAAGGTAACCACCAAGACTTGCTCGCAATGGGCGGAGTGTATTCTAGCTTGCTAACGGATGATGCTAATATTGAAGATGACGAAGGCTTACTATGA